ACAAATAGCAATAGCCAAGACTGGATAGATACACGCAAAGGCAACTAACTTAGAGACCATCTTGGAGGTTATTTTGCTGTGGTAATGTAAAGGTTGACATACAGCAGCGTACCGATCATAGGCCATAATGCTTAAAAGGGTGAGCTCATAGGATGCATAAGTGTAAATGACATAGATCTGAGTAAAACAAGCTGATCGTGGGATCAAATGAGTATCGTACAAAAGGTCTCTCAGAAATCTGAAGAAGAAGCCACCAGAGCCgtacagagagttaatagaaaGACACATGATAAAAATATACATCGGCTCGTGCAAAGTTTTCTCTCGTGATATCACCACTATTATGACAAGATTAGCTGAGATGATGAAAGCGTACAACAGAAGACACAGGACAAATGTCGGGTAGCGGTAGTTGCCTATGTTCACAAACATGGTGAGGTTAAAATAAAGGGGATTAGTACTGTTTTCCATTTACCCCCATAGGCAGTAGCAGAGATTGTTTGATGAATAAAGACAATTCTACAGCTGTCAACGGTTAACAATGCAGCTGCAACTCCTTGTTACCTCACAGGGTTGACATTAATTGATGCAGTGACAGGTATCTGGAAAGCACCGAAACAAACAACAAGTTATAAATGCATTCACAATCAACAACAAATTAACAAGTAAGTACGTTAAATTAGAATGGAAAGAGTCCCagttatatttactgtataaatcCAGTGGCTTTCACCACTCCTAAATGTTCTCCATGCTGTCTCTGTGTGGTCTGTGGCACAGCAGGTACCCGCTGTGGCTTCACACGAACAGCTGAGAGCCTGTTTATCTTGTCACACAGAATTATGTCACCGCAGTCATCACTCCCTGGGGGAATCTATAGAGTGGAAAATGATGTGCAAAACACATTAACCCAGTTTTGATATTCACTTTGCGATGGCACGCATATGGCGTCGATGGTGAAGATGCAAAACACTTTTGCTGATCATAATAAAGATTGCTTAGACGATAAATAACTCTTAGCGTATGTATGTCTAGACGTTTCCAACAAACTTAGGCTATAGGCTATCGGGACAAAGTTGATATCACATACTGACAGCCGGTTTTCCCACTGAATTCTGCAGGTTAAGATTTGaattaaaggtctcatattatgctcatttccaggttcatagatgtattttaatgttgcactagaacatttttacatgctgcaatgttcaaaaaaccctttattcttctcatactgcagcctgagtctgcctgcctcagagcctaattcagcctctgtctgaaaacccctgattcacagcctgtctcctcccactctgctctgattggtcagcgttttctgtcaatcaaacgtcctcaacaacacagcgtcactatctccccctccctcccggagaagctctggagagagaggagtggagagagaggagctagaataaagtttataaaccactttaaagtttataaaccagaaacttcacccagcgcacgttaccggaggaatctgatcagaaatcggcgacaaatgatgaacatctgcggtccagattccaggttttcctgaccgtttctctcaggtaaataatgctatttatagctctgttagttagctcagtgtttaccttatgcatcaactctgtaaaccgtaaacatacactctgttttacgtttgactttacagatccatctgtgagaaatgaccgacagaatcatcccagaggagagcagacagctgagagcagatagctgagagcagatgggagatacagagctaacccgttagcatgttagctacatgctaccgctatgacacggtgtgtaaacacagcgaccatcagggtggaaaatagaagatgtgaaacagtagtcagttcattatttctgctaaaagataaatgtatggaagatcagagtaatggtatattatttacagtaggagctgtctctgtgttaccatgactacagaccaccggagcttagcttaccatagtttaccagagctgaaagactttctcctgtaccatgtcatcataactaactaacaggtgagatgattacaaatgctgtgaataattaatattgtcatctgtcaactcaaataaagtttgactgtgaaacagaaatgtgttgtgttgcttacagtcactatttactacctgtactctgctacatgcatgacatcaaatatatataatatataaatatcatctgtttaaacagtgtaattacataaagcctttgtgaaagaacatgttatatttagatgatgggagtacatgaagcctgttctgctggt
This DNA window, taken from Sebastes fasciatus isolate fSebFas1 chromosome 14, fSebFas1.pri, whole genome shotgun sequence, encodes the following:
- the LOC141782885 gene encoding olfactory receptor 51I2-like, with translation MENSTNPLYFNLTMFVNIGNYRYPTFVLCLLLYAFIISANLVIIVVISREKTLHEPMYIFIMCLSINSLYGSGGFFFRFLRDLLYDTHLIPRSACFTQIYVIYTYASYELTLLSIMAYDRYAAVCQPLHYHSKITSKMVSKLVAFACIYPVLAIAICLYLSSSLPLCGNKIPKVYCANWPVVKLSCVSTVMNNLVGMFVTVSTVFLPLAFVLYTYVRIFLICRKRSSEFKSKVIQSCLPHIVTFVSYSIAVFCDVALSRINLAELNPFVAIMLSLEFVVIPPIMNPLVYGLKLPQIRKCILSMLSCSKPN